One Mycolicibacterium fortuitum subsp. fortuitum genomic window carries:
- a CDS encoding GNAT family N-acetyltransferase, with the protein MQTSISTARLNLELRTERDAEWNHELLGEHEGGVTESLQSVRDRMAAQRIVARQNGIGLLTVRRRADDEPLGYCGLIIGRCCLDEPEIAFELFKRFHNQGYGTEAARVVVDAGFATGRRRIWSTVGGWNKPSLRVLEKVGFERHHETTDASGRPLIYLTR; encoded by the coding sequence ATGCAAACCTCGATTTCTACCGCCCGCTTGAACCTGGAGCTGCGTACCGAGCGCGACGCGGAATGGAATCACGAACTACTCGGAGAGCACGAAGGCGGAGTCACCGAGTCACTGCAGAGTGTCCGCGATCGCATGGCTGCGCAACGGATCGTGGCCCGACAGAACGGCATTGGATTGCTCACGGTTCGCCGACGCGCAGATGATGAACCGCTGGGCTATTGCGGTCTCATCATCGGCCGCTGTTGTCTCGATGAGCCTGAGATCGCCTTCGAGTTGTTCAAACGCTTCCACAATCAGGGCTACGGGACCGAAGCTGCCCGCGTGGTCGTCGACGCGGGGTTCGCCACAGGCCGCCGCCGAATCTGGTCGACCGTCGGTGGTTGGAACAAGCCTTCGCTGCGTGTCTTGGAGAAGGTGGGGTTTGAAAGGCACCACGAAACCACCGACGCAAGCGGCCGTCCGCTGATCTACCTCACGCGATAG
- a CDS encoding alpha/beta fold hydrolase, protein MGLADGGFRNANERHRYLHVYDEVRALTSQPDVVHDIRTEFGEVRVCQHGPAGGPPVVLIHGFYLTSAMWWEQIRGLTSGFTVYTLDMLGQPGASTQTKAMTKPAQCARSIDAVLQHLDLRDVHLVGHSYGGWLATHTAALVPSRLSTLTLLDPAHTVARLSPQFWRSLALLLTRPHSARAEHAAAWVTGHPPPGSSIAMLTRLFLAGFAAFGPPRRTAPLLFPPDRALRSVHVPVQVLLAGNTIHDPDRAVRRIQSVVPAWHHRLWSQASHSLPIEAADEVNACIRSFAIAHSGGA, encoded by the coding sequence ATGGGCTTAGCTGACGGTGGCTTCAGGAACGCGAATGAACGGCACCGTTATCTGCACGTCTACGACGAGGTACGGGCGTTGACTTCGCAGCCCGATGTGGTGCACGACATCCGCACCGAGTTCGGTGAAGTGCGGGTGTGTCAGCATGGGCCAGCCGGCGGGCCGCCTGTGGTGTTGATCCACGGGTTTTACCTGACCTCGGCCATGTGGTGGGAGCAAATCCGCGGTCTGACAAGTGGTTTCACGGTTTATACGCTCGATATGTTGGGCCAGCCGGGAGCCAGCACACAAACGAAAGCGATGACCAAACCCGCACAATGCGCACGCAGCATCGACGCGGTATTGCAGCACCTCGATCTACGGGACGTACATCTGGTGGGTCATTCCTACGGCGGTTGGCTTGCCACCCACACCGCTGCGCTGGTGCCGAGCCGACTCAGCACACTGACTCTCCTCGATCCCGCGCACACGGTGGCTCGCCTCTCCCCTCAGTTCTGGCGCAGCCTCGCGCTGCTCCTTACCCGCCCGCATTCCGCACGAGCCGAACACGCAGCGGCATGGGTGACGGGCCATCCACCGCCAGGCAGTTCCATCGCCATGCTGACTCGGCTCTTTCTGGCGGGATTCGCTGCCTTTGGCCCACCGCGACGGACGGCTCCCTTACTCTTCCCGCCTGACCGCGCGTTGCGTTCGGTGCACGTCCCTGTCCAGGTTTTGTTGGCAGGCAATACGATTCATGATCCTGACCGTGCGGTTCGCCGGATTCAATCGGTGGTACCGGCATGGCACCATCGGCTGTGGTCTCAGGCTTCTCACTCGTTGCCGATAGAGGCTGCTGATGAGGTCAACGCCTGCATCCGCAGCTTCGCAATCGCACACAGCGGCGGTGCGTAA
- a CDS encoding DUF6986 family protein, with protein sequence MTRRLDDAVLADVDRRLSAADAQLVNQYPGDDGRRQPIHTVYVPGNRYSATTPADWGSAALAAAKDGGGLDAVAALVGASTGTGCEPETLAALVETKLTTEPIEDLRIDFEDGYGTFDDATEDADVAQAIAALRIALDTGTSTPFVGTRFKCFEAGTRARGLRTLDMFVSGLVVSGGLPDGLTLTLPKVTSIDQVEAMVVVASALEGANGLPAGRIRFEVQVETPQAILGADGRAPVAQFIHAGQGRVSSLHYGTYDYSASLGIAAAYQSMEHPAADHAKNVMQLAVAGTGVHMSDGSTNILPVGDPDNVAMAWKLHARLVRRHLERGIYQGWDMHPAQLVTRYLATYAFYRGAFAPAAARLRNYVHRLDSTVMDEPATARALANVIHRGSVCGALTTDEIEAATDLPMSTVRDIALGRTTRSNQ encoded by the coding sequence GTGACACGACGCCTCGACGATGCGGTGCTGGCCGACGTCGATCGCCGGCTCTCGGCCGCCGACGCACAACTGGTGAACCAATACCCCGGTGATGACGGCCGTCGGCAGCCGATCCACACCGTCTACGTCCCGGGCAACCGGTACTCGGCGACGACGCCCGCGGACTGGGGCTCGGCCGCCCTCGCGGCCGCGAAGGACGGGGGCGGGCTGGACGCGGTGGCCGCACTCGTCGGTGCGAGCACCGGAACCGGCTGCGAACCCGAAACTCTCGCGGCCCTCGTCGAGACCAAGCTGACCACCGAGCCGATCGAAGACCTCCGCATCGACTTCGAGGACGGCTACGGCACTTTCGACGATGCGACGGAGGACGCTGACGTAGCGCAGGCGATCGCGGCACTGCGGATCGCGCTCGACACGGGCACCTCGACGCCGTTCGTCGGGACGCGCTTCAAGTGCTTCGAGGCAGGTACCCGGGCGCGCGGACTGCGCACGCTGGACATGTTCGTCAGCGGGCTCGTCGTGTCCGGTGGCCTGCCCGACGGCCTCACCCTCACCCTCCCCAAGGTGACGTCGATCGACCAGGTTGAGGCGATGGTCGTCGTCGCGAGCGCGCTCGAGGGGGCGAACGGTCTGCCGGCCGGCCGCATTCGCTTCGAAGTGCAGGTCGAAACACCGCAGGCGATCCTCGGCGCCGATGGCCGCGCACCCGTTGCGCAGTTCATTCACGCCGGCCAGGGCCGCGTCAGCTCGCTTCACTACGGCACCTACGACTACTCGGCGTCCCTCGGTATCGCCGCCGCCTACCAGTCGATGGAGCATCCGGCAGCAGACCACGCCAAGAACGTCATGCAACTCGCCGTCGCAGGCACCGGTGTCCACATGTCCGACGGCTCGACCAACATCCTGCCGGTCGGCGACCCCGACAACGTCGCCATGGCGTGGAAGCTGCACGCGCGTCTGGTCCGGCGCCACCTGGAACGCGGCATCTACCAGGGCTGGGACATGCACCCCGCCCAACTCGTCACCCGCTACCTCGCGACGTACGCGTTCTACCGCGGCGCGTTCGCGCCCGCCGCGGCCCGCCTGCGCAACTACGTTCACCGACTCGACTCGACCGTGATGGATGAGCCGGCCACCGCCCGCGCCCTCGCCAACGTGATCCACCGCGGCAGCGTGTGCGGCGCCCTCACCACCGACGAGATCGAGGCCGCCACCGATCTACCCATGTCCACCGTGCGCGACATCGCGCTCGGCCGCACAACCAGGAGCAATCAGTGA
- a CDS encoding IclR family transcriptional regulator produces the protein MAEKSGGVQSVERAFELMELIGRAGGECSLTELSAESPLPPPTIHRLLRTLVGIGYVRQLPNRRYALGPRLIRLGEVANRQLGAVAAPVLQSLVDELSETASLAVLDGDMVIYTGQVLPSQLVRANSEVGKRVGLHTTGVGKAVLGELDDARILKLVTQSGFPAPTENSASTLSAVFANVERVRVDGYAIDNEEFEIGVRSVAMAVPGAPTPMAIGISGPTAHVTEEFVARAVPALKKATGVISEALIGAMER, from the coding sequence ATGGCGGAGAAGTCGGGCGGGGTGCAGTCCGTGGAGCGCGCGTTCGAGTTGATGGAATTGATCGGACGTGCCGGAGGCGAGTGCTCACTGACGGAGTTGTCGGCAGAGTCTCCGTTGCCGCCACCGACGATTCACCGTCTCCTGCGCACATTGGTCGGAATCGGCTATGTGCGCCAACTGCCCAATCGCCGCTATGCACTGGGGCCGAGATTGATTCGGCTCGGTGAGGTGGCCAACCGCCAGCTGGGCGCGGTCGCCGCCCCGGTTCTGCAGTCGTTGGTCGACGAACTCTCCGAGACGGCAAGTCTCGCGGTGCTCGACGGTGACATGGTGATCTACACCGGACAGGTTCTGCCTTCGCAGCTGGTGCGGGCGAACAGCGAGGTCGGCAAGCGCGTCGGTTTGCACACCACCGGTGTGGGCAAGGCAGTTTTGGGTGAGTTGGATGATGCACGCATTCTGAAACTGGTCACGCAGTCGGGATTTCCCGCACCGACCGAGAACAGTGCGTCGACCCTTTCCGCGGTGTTCGCGAACGTTGAACGCGTGCGCGTCGACGGATATGCGATCGACAACGAGGAGTTCGAGATCGGTGTTCGCTCCGTGGCGATGGCGGTGCCCGGCGCTCCGACGCCGATGGCAATCGGCATCTCCGGGCCCACGGCTCACGTCACCGAGGAGTTCGTCGCTCGAGCTGTTCCCGCACTGAAGAAGGCGACCGGGGTGATCTCGGAAGCCCTGATCGGGGCGATGGAGCGGTAA
- a CDS encoding GMC family oxidoreductase, giving the protein MSPIAEFDFIIVGAGSAGCLLANRLSANPDHRVLLIEAGGKDNWFWIKVPVGYLYTIANPRTDWCFTTEADPGLAGRSIHYARGRVIGGCSSINAMIHMRGQSSDYDLWAQATGDDRWRWGGPDSPGETLAIYKKLEDYFGGADEWHGTGGEIPVQRPRVRWKILDAWQAAAAQVGIAPIDEFNRGDNSGSAYFHVNQRRGRRWSMADAFLHPVAHRPNLTVYTQAQALRLLMDDQVDDTQRHGAWTTAAHRVTGLRLLKDGQIINVKARREVVLSAGAIGSPQLMQASGLGPAGLLSQHHVPVAVDLPGVGENLQDHLQLRTVYRIQGAQTVNTLYRNWITRGGMGLQYLALRSGPMTMPPSTLGAFAKSNPALASPDLEWHVQPLSLPKFGDPLHAFGAITPSVCNLRPSSRGHVRIADADPLTYPKISCNYLSTDADREIAVRGLRMTREIMAAPALARYHPEELLPGPQLVSDDDLQTAAGELGTTIFHPVGTCAMGAFDAQGLPRSSATVLDTDCRVFRVAGLRVVDASAMPTITSGNTNAPVMLIAERAARAILG; this is encoded by the coding sequence ATGAGCCCGATCGCCGAATTCGACTTCATCATCGTGGGAGCAGGCAGCGCAGGCTGTCTGCTCGCCAATCGACTCAGCGCCAACCCCGACCACCGCGTGCTCTTGATTGAGGCCGGCGGCAAAGACAACTGGTTCTGGATCAAGGTGCCGGTGGGCTACCTCTACACAATCGCGAACCCCCGCACCGACTGGTGCTTCACCACCGAGGCCGATCCAGGTCTGGCCGGACGCTCCATTCACTACGCGCGGGGCCGGGTGATCGGAGGCTGCTCATCGATCAACGCCATGATCCACATGCGCGGACAGTCAAGCGATTACGACCTGTGGGCGCAGGCCACCGGTGACGACCGATGGCGCTGGGGCGGCCCGGACAGTCCTGGCGAGACACTGGCGATCTACAAGAAGTTGGAAGACTACTTCGGCGGAGCCGACGAGTGGCACGGCACCGGCGGCGAAATCCCCGTCCAGCGGCCTCGCGTGCGCTGGAAGATCCTGGACGCCTGGCAGGCCGCCGCTGCCCAGGTCGGCATTGCCCCGATCGACGAGTTCAACCGTGGCGACAACTCCGGCAGCGCGTATTTTCACGTCAACCAACGGCGCGGACGGCGCTGGTCGATGGCCGACGCCTTCCTGCATCCAGTCGCCCACCGACCAAATCTCACCGTCTACACCCAGGCGCAGGCTCTGCGGCTGCTGATGGATGACCAGGTCGACGACACGCAGCGCCACGGTGCGTGGACCACAGCTGCACACCGCGTGACTGGCCTGCGACTGCTCAAGGACGGCCAAATCATCAACGTCAAAGCTCGCCGAGAGGTCGTGCTGAGCGCCGGCGCGATCGGCTCGCCACAGCTCATGCAGGCCTCAGGCCTCGGTCCGGCCGGGCTACTCTCCCAGCACCACGTGCCTGTGGCAGTCGACCTGCCGGGAGTGGGTGAAAACCTGCAGGACCACCTGCAGTTGCGAACCGTCTACCGCATCCAGGGCGCCCAGACCGTCAATACGTTGTATCGAAACTGGATCACCCGCGGCGGCATGGGTCTTCAGTACCTGGCGCTGCGGTCGGGCCCCATGACCATGCCGCCCTCCACACTCGGGGCATTCGCCAAAAGCAATCCCGCACTGGCCAGTCCGGATTTGGAATGGCATGTACAGCCACTGTCGTTGCCCAAATTCGGTGATCCCCTGCACGCCTTCGGCGCCATCACTCCCTCGGTGTGCAACCTGCGCCCAAGCTCGCGTGGTCATGTGCGCATTGCCGATGCAGATCCGCTGACCTACCCGAAGATCTCCTGCAATTACCTGTCCACCGACGCCGACCGGGAAATCGCCGTGCGCGGCCTCCGGATGACCCGGGAGATCATGGCGGCGCCTGCCCTGGCCCGGTACCACCCAGAAGAGTTGCTGCCCGGTCCGCAACTGGTGAGCGACGACGACCTGCAGACGGCGGCCGGTGAGCTCGGGACCACGATCTTCCACCCGGTGGGCACGTGTGCGATGGGAGCCTTTGACGCACAAGGTCTTCCGCGGTCATCCGCTACGGTGCTCGACACCGACTGCCGCGTGTTCCGCGTCGCCGGGCTTCGAGTGGTCGACGCTTCGGCGATGCCCACCATCACGTCCGGGAACACCAACGCGCCGGTCATGTTGATTGCCGAGCGCGCTGCGCGGGCGATCCTGGGATAG
- a CDS encoding dihydrofolate reductase family protein: MGRLIYGFNVSVDGYIADAQGNIDWSEPSDELHQYWNDFERETACAFYGRRLYDLMSAYWPTADQDPDATPLIVDFARVWRDMPKVVFSRTLESVGWNSRLERGDPVEVVKKLKGDTDGQLEVAGATLAAPIVRAGLVDEYRIVIAPTAVGGGTPFFPTLPSWISLRLLENRTFPGGTVLLRYEAKHD, translated from the coding sequence ATGGGCAGACTCATCTATGGCTTCAACGTGTCGGTGGACGGATACATCGCCGACGCACAAGGCAATATCGACTGGTCCGAGCCGAGCGACGAATTGCACCAGTACTGGAACGACTTCGAGCGGGAGACCGCGTGCGCGTTCTACGGGCGGCGGCTCTACGACCTGATGTCCGCGTACTGGCCGACTGCCGACCAGGACCCGGACGCCACCCCGCTGATCGTCGACTTCGCCCGCGTCTGGCGCGACATGCCCAAGGTCGTGTTCTCGCGCACGCTGGAGTCGGTCGGCTGGAACTCCCGCCTGGAACGCGGCGACCCGGTCGAGGTGGTGAAGAAGCTGAAAGGCGACACCGACGGCCAGCTGGAGGTGGCCGGCGCGACGCTCGCCGCCCCGATTGTGCGAGCCGGGCTGGTGGACGAGTACCGGATCGTGATCGCGCCCACCGCGGTGGGCGGCGGCACCCCGTTCTTCCCGACGCTGCCGTCATGGATCTCGCTGCGACTGTTGGAGAATCGCACATTCCCGGGCGGCACGGTGCTGCTTCGCTACGAGGCGAAACACGACTAG
- a CDS encoding excinuclease ABC subunit UvrA: protein MGNHDGVRVRGAREHNLRNVDVDVPRDALVAFTGVSGSGKSSLTFGTLFAESQRRYLESVAPYARRLIDQVGVPDVDSIEGMPPAVALRQQRGATSTRSSVGSVTTLSSLIRMLYSRAGSYPADQPMLYAEDFSPNTPQGACPTCHGMGRVYEVTEALMVPDPTLTIRERAIASWPPAWYGQNLRDILVSLGYDVDVPWEKLPRKDRDWILFTEDRPTVPVYAGLTPAQTRRAIKDDWEPSYQGTFIGARRYVLDTFATTKSAGVKKRVSQFVGSGPCPACHGKRLKPEALAVTFEGLDIAALSRLTLDHLAALCSTVLSPDWAPDVSGEVLDKKTRRSAVKARVEAGGSAHAGAPDVRQTLNMSAEKRAAAQRLVADLQERLQPLISLGLGYLSLARSTPTLSGGELQRVRLATQLSSQLFGVVYVLDEPSAGLHPRDRDALRDILQGLKRSGNSVFVVEHSLDIIAAADWLVDIGPGAGVDGGQILYSGPPAGLTEVTESVTRRYLFGKGAQNSPRTPRDRSNWLELADVRRNNLHDLRVSVPLRCLTAVTGVSGSGKSSLVAHALAEIVGDHLGRPVRFDDAGDDDLLAEATPAASGEVVGHTHGIRRVVCIDQKPIGRTPRSNVATYTGVFDHIRRRFAETAEAQARGYKPGRFSFNVAGGRCPTCEGEGWVMVELLFLPSVYSPCPDCHGTRYNAETLEIRWHEHNIAEVLDLSVSSARDFFEGETDVLRAIEALCDVGLGYLRLGHPATELSGGEAQRVKLAGELQRAHRGDTLYLLDEPTAGLHPADTDRLLAHLHRLVDAGNTVVAAELDMRVVAQADYVIDMGPGAGAAGGRIVAAGTPTEIADCSDSATAPYLAAALAS from the coding sequence ATGGGCAATCACGACGGAGTCCGCGTCCGTGGGGCGCGCGAGCACAATCTGCGAAACGTTGACGTGGATGTCCCGCGAGATGCTCTCGTGGCATTCACCGGCGTGTCCGGCTCGGGCAAATCCTCCCTGACCTTCGGCACATTGTTCGCCGAGTCCCAGCGGCGGTACCTGGAATCGGTTGCGCCGTATGCGCGTCGCCTGATCGACCAGGTGGGCGTTCCGGACGTCGACTCGATTGAAGGCATGCCTCCCGCCGTCGCACTGCGTCAGCAACGAGGTGCCACCAGCACACGGTCGTCGGTCGGTAGCGTGACCACCCTGTCCAGCCTGATCCGCATGCTGTACTCGCGCGCGGGTAGTTATCCAGCGGATCAGCCGATGCTGTACGCAGAGGACTTCTCCCCCAACACTCCTCAGGGCGCTTGCCCCACCTGTCACGGTATGGGACGCGTCTACGAGGTGACCGAAGCACTGATGGTGCCGGACCCGACACTGACGATCCGTGAGCGCGCAATCGCCTCATGGCCACCAGCCTGGTACGGCCAGAACCTGCGAGACATCCTGGTCTCTCTCGGTTACGACGTCGACGTCCCGTGGGAAAAGCTGCCGCGCAAAGACCGTGACTGGATCCTGTTTACCGAAGATCGCCCCACGGTACCGGTCTACGCCGGCCTTACCCCGGCGCAAACCCGCCGTGCCATCAAGGACGACTGGGAACCCAGCTACCAGGGCACCTTCATCGGTGCTCGCCGCTACGTTCTGGATACCTTCGCCACCACCAAGAGCGCCGGCGTCAAGAAGCGCGTCTCGCAGTTCGTCGGAAGCGGCCCATGCCCGGCGTGCCACGGAAAACGATTGAAACCTGAAGCTCTCGCGGTGACATTCGAAGGTCTCGACATCGCCGCGCTGTCACGGCTCACGTTGGACCACCTCGCGGCGCTTTGCAGCACCGTGCTCAGCCCGGACTGGGCGCCCGACGTGTCGGGTGAGGTGCTCGACAAGAAAACACGACGGTCGGCGGTCAAGGCCCGAGTGGAAGCTGGAGGGTCCGCGCATGCCGGAGCGCCAGATGTTCGGCAGACACTCAACATGTCGGCCGAGAAACGTGCCGCCGCCCAGCGATTGGTGGCCGACCTACAGGAGCGACTGCAACCGCTGATCAGTCTGGGGCTGGGATATCTGTCTCTCGCGCGCAGCACGCCAACGCTCTCGGGAGGAGAGCTGCAGCGCGTCCGACTGGCGACGCAGTTGTCGTCTCAGCTGTTCGGAGTCGTGTACGTGCTGGATGAACCATCGGCCGGTCTGCACCCTCGCGACCGCGACGCGTTGCGCGACATCTTGCAGGGACTCAAGCGCAGCGGCAACAGCGTCTTCGTGGTCGAGCACTCACTCGACATCATCGCCGCCGCGGACTGGCTGGTCGATATCGGGCCGGGTGCAGGCGTGGACGGCGGTCAGATCCTATACAGCGGGCCGCCGGCCGGTCTGACCGAAGTCACTGAATCCGTCACGCGCCGTTACTTGTTCGGTAAGGGCGCTCAGAACAGTCCACGCACCCCACGGGACCGGAGCAACTGGCTGGAACTCGCCGACGTCCGGCGCAACAACCTGCACGACCTGAGGGTGTCGGTTCCCCTCCGGTGCCTCACCGCAGTTACGGGAGTGTCCGGATCGGGCAAGTCAAGCCTTGTCGCGCACGCGCTCGCCGAAATCGTGGGCGACCACCTGGGGCGTCCCGTCCGCTTCGACGACGCGGGTGACGATGACCTGCTCGCCGAGGCCACGCCGGCCGCCTCGGGCGAGGTGGTCGGCCACACCCACGGCATACGCAGAGTCGTGTGCATCGACCAGAAACCCATCGGGCGTACGCCGCGCTCCAATGTCGCCACCTACACCGGTGTGTTCGACCACATCCGACGACGGTTCGCCGAGACTGCGGAGGCACAGGCTCGGGGCTACAAACCCGGGCGATTCTCCTTCAACGTCGCCGGTGGGCGTTGCCCAACCTGCGAAGGTGAAGGGTGGGTGATGGTCGAATTACTGTTCCTGCCGAGTGTCTACAGCCCGTGCCCGGACTGCCATGGAACCCGATATAACGCAGAGACTCTCGAAATCCGTTGGCACGAACACAACATCGCCGAGGTGCTCGATCTCAGCGTTTCGTCGGCTCGAGATTTCTTCGAAGGAGAGACTGACGTACTTCGAGCCATCGAAGCACTGTGCGATGTCGGGCTGGGCTATCTACGACTCGGACATCCGGCCACCGAACTGTCTGGGGGCGAGGCGCAGCGCGTCAAGCTCGCCGGTGAACTGCAGCGCGCGCACCGAGGCGACACCCTCTATCTGCTCGACGAGCCCACCGCAGGTCTCCACCCCGCCGACACCGACCGGCTGCTCGCACACCTGCACCGGCTCGTCGATGCGGGCAACACCGTGGTTGCCGCCGAACTGGATATGCGCGTCGTTGCACAGGCTGACTATGTCATCGACATGGGTCCCGGTGCCGGTGCAGCCGGCGGCCGGATCGTCGCCGCGGGCACCCCGACGGAGATTGCGGACTGCTCGGACAGCGCTACTGCGCCCTACCTGGCCGCTGCCCTCGCTTCCTGA
- a CDS encoding LLM class F420-dependent oxidoreductase encodes MTRPVRVAVQIQPGGAPDYRTWRDAVLAADDLGVDVIFGYDHFHRPAMKALVDGKPVLFDEQPDVANFEGWTALASWGEITSHAEIGLLVTGVGYRNPDLLADMARTVDHISGGRLILGLGAGWYEKDYTTYGYDFGTFGSRFDLFDESLIRIENRLTALIPPPVRKVPILIGGTGPKRSLPAVARHADIWHAFQELDAFRRSSDRVDELAATFGRNGADIERSTLWQDADSADAFREAGVTLFQTELTSDNGYDLASLKQVITWRDNG; translated from the coding sequence ATGACCCGTCCCGTTCGCGTCGCCGTGCAGATCCAGCCCGGCGGTGCCCCCGACTACCGCACATGGCGCGACGCCGTCCTGGCCGCCGACGACCTCGGCGTCGACGTGATCTTCGGTTACGACCACTTCCACCGCCCGGCGATGAAGGCGCTCGTCGACGGCAAGCCCGTCCTGTTCGACGAACAGCCCGACGTCGCCAACTTCGAGGGCTGGACCGCGCTCGCGTCGTGGGGTGAGATCACCTCGCACGCCGAGATCGGGCTCCTTGTCACCGGCGTCGGTTACCGCAACCCGGACCTGCTCGCCGACATGGCGCGCACCGTCGACCACATCAGCGGTGGCCGGCTCATCCTCGGACTCGGCGCCGGATGGTACGAAAAGGATTACACGACCTACGGTTACGACTTCGGCACCTTCGGCTCCCGTTTCGATCTGTTCGATGAGAGCCTGATACGCATCGAGAACCGGCTCACCGCACTGATCCCGCCGCCCGTGCGCAAGGTTCCCATCCTCATCGGCGGCACGGGGCCCAAGCGTTCTCTGCCCGCCGTTGCCCGGCATGCCGACATCTGGCACGCGTTCCAAGAGCTCGACGCGTTCCGCAGGTCCAGCGACCGCGTCGACGAGCTGGCAGCGACCTTCGGCCGCAACGGCGCCGACATCGAACGCTCCACGTTGTGGCAGGACGCCGACAGTGCCGATGCTTTCCGCGAAGCCGGCGTCACGTTGTTCCAGACCGAGCTCACCTCCGACAACGGATACGACCTCGCGTCTCTGAAGCAGGTGATCACCTGGCGGGACAACGGGTGA
- a CDS encoding bifunctional allantoicase/(S)-ureidoglycine aminohydrolase: MTKASYYTPRGGLPPQTDLLTDRAIVTEAYTVIPRGVLSDIVTSVFPEWTDTRAWIINRPVAGGATTYYQAIVEVKPGGGAQRPEPQPEVQSFLFVTSGALTVNAAGQSQTLTEGGFAYLPAGTDWSAHNNGDVDATFVWIRKRYEAIEGHPVSVKFGNEQDIEPSAMPGTDGKWRTTRMLDPQDLGYDMHVNIVTFEPGATIPFAETHVMEHGLLMLEGKAVYHLNGDWVEVQEGDFLSLRAFCPQACYAGGPSNFRYLLYKDVNRQVML, from the coding sequence GTGACCAAAGCGTCGTACTACACGCCCCGCGGCGGCCTGCCCCCGCAGACCGATCTGCTGACCGACCGCGCCATCGTCACCGAGGCCTACACAGTGATCCCGCGCGGCGTCCTCTCGGACATCGTCACCTCGGTGTTCCCGGAGTGGACCGATACCCGCGCATGGATCATCAACCGACCGGTCGCCGGTGGTGCGACGACGTACTACCAGGCGATCGTCGAGGTCAAGCCGGGCGGCGGGGCGCAGCGACCCGAGCCGCAACCCGAGGTGCAGAGCTTCCTGTTCGTCACCTCCGGTGCGCTCACCGTCAACGCGGCAGGTCAGTCGCAGACCCTCACCGAGGGCGGCTTTGCTTACCTTCCGGCAGGCACCGACTGGTCGGCCCACAACAACGGCGACGTCGATGCGACGTTCGTGTGGATCCGCAAGCGCTATGAGGCCATCGAGGGCCACCCGGTATCGGTCAAGTTCGGCAACGAGCAGGACATCGAACCGTCGGCCATGCCGGGCACCGACGGCAAATGGCGCACGACCCGCATGCTCGACCCGCAGGACCTCGGGTACGACATGCACGTCAACATCGTCACCTTCGAACCCGGCGCGACCATTCCGTTCGCCGAGACCCACGTCATGGAACACGGCCTGTTGATGCTCGAGGGCAAGGCCGTCTATCACCTCAACGGAGACTGGGTGGAAGTTCAGGAAGGCGACTTCCTCTCACTGCGCGCCTTCTGCCCCCAGGCGTGCTACGCGGGCGGGCCGTCCAACTTCCGGTACCTGCTGTACAAGGATGTCAACCGCCAGGTCATGCTCTGA